The following coding sequences are from one Paenibacillus tundrae window:
- a CDS encoding YuiB family protein, which translates to MQFIPVLVLMVLFFVMMFGIGFILNMLMKTTWFPSYLFVIVILPVVVYSLWDQTVPLTSHLGSFQIVDYLTGVAGLAGAVISGWTIRKLRLGGYKMF; encoded by the coding sequence ATGCAGTTTATACCTGTGCTGGTATTAATGGTATTATTTTTCGTAATGATGTTCGGGATCGGTTTCATTCTGAATATGTTGATGAAGACAACCTGGTTTCCCTCATACTTGTTTGTGATCGTCATTCTGCCTGTGGTCGTGTATTCGTTATGGGATCAGACTGTGCCGCTTACGTCACATCTAGGATCATTTCAGATCGTAGATTATCTTACAGGTGTGGCTGGACTTGCTGGAGCAGTCATCAGTGGTTGGACCATACGTAAACTCCGTCTAGGCGGGTACAAAATGTTCTAA
- a CDS encoding YheC/YheD family protein has translation MSRQLASKWLKTAALLKYPVAAVHIPQTMAFNARNLQLMLGRYGMVYIKPIVGGGGYGVIRVSTSGGSYRYTHMKVTRSFTNYGQMYRSLMRVKAKRRYLIQQGIHLATIQGRPVDYRVKVVKTERGWVFRAVVGRLARPGLCVTNLSKGGTMLSGRRALQLSLPHISSRHKRREMRALTLTCTRIMEVQFPGVGQLGFDYGLDHSGKIWILEVNTRPQ, from the coding sequence ATGTCGAGACAACTTGCTAGCAAGTGGCTAAAGACAGCAGCCCTATTGAAATACCCAGTAGCAGCCGTTCATATTCCACAGACGATGGCGTTCAATGCAAGAAATCTACAACTTATGCTTGGCCGTTATGGCATGGTATATATTAAACCGATTGTGGGTGGAGGAGGTTACGGTGTAATCAGAGTATCCACAAGCGGTGGAAGTTATCGTTATACCCATATGAAAGTAACAAGATCATTTACCAATTACGGTCAGATGTATCGTTCTCTAATGCGAGTAAAAGCCAAACGCAGATACTTGATCCAACAAGGAATCCACTTAGCTACGATTCAAGGTAGACCTGTAGATTACAGGGTGAAAGTAGTTAAGACCGAACGAGGTTGGGTTTTTCGAGCAGTAGTGGGACGTTTGGCTCGTCCGGGGCTGTGCGTTACCAACTTAAGCAAGGGAGGAACCATGCTGTCTGGCAGAAGAGCGCTACAGCTTTCACTTCCTCATATCTCAAGCAGACATAAACGTCGTGAAATGCGCGCACTAACCCTCACCTGTACACGCATCATGGAAGTTCAATTTCCAGGGGTAGGACAGCTTGGGTTTGATTATGGTCTAGATCACAGTGGAAAGATATGGATTCTTGAAGTAAATACCAGACCCCAATGA
- a CDS encoding sporulation histidine kinase inhibitor Sda, whose translation MAMLSDEMLLDSYHKAIELDLERDFIALLLAEIHKRKLGTDVSAILH comes from the coding sequence ATGGCTATGTTATCCGATGAGATGTTGTTGGATTCCTACCATAAGGCGATTGAACTTGATCTCGAGAGAGATTTCATCGCGCTGCTTTTGGCAGAAATTCATAAGCGCAAACTGGGTACTGACGTATCTGCCATTCTTCACTAG
- the hemQ gene encoding hydrogen peroxide-dependent heme synthase — MNEAASTLEGWYALHDFRSINWAAWKAADDEERAVALDELQEFWKEWKEVEDSSKGSTVVYTVVGQKADLVMMHLRETLEDLKAVENAFNKTMFAQYTTKSYSYVSVVELSNYLGKEGEDPMQNPEIIARLKPVLPQRQYICFYPMNKKRELNDNWYMLSMDERRTMMRSHGMIGRSYAGKVKQIITGSVGFDDWEWGVTLFADDALQFKKLVYEMRFDEVSARYGEFGSFYVGSLLNESSLEEMLKL, encoded by the coding sequence ATGAACGAAGCAGCATCAACTCTAGAGGGCTGGTACGCCCTGCATGATTTCAGATCTATTAACTGGGCCGCTTGGAAAGCAGCCGACGACGAGGAGCGCGCTGTCGCTCTGGACGAGCTTCAAGAATTTTGGAAAGAATGGAAAGAGGTCGAGGATTCATCCAAAGGAAGCACCGTCGTGTATACCGTTGTTGGACAAAAAGCTGACCTGGTTATGATGCACCTGCGTGAGACACTGGAAGACCTGAAGGCGGTTGAAAATGCGTTCAACAAAACGATGTTCGCTCAATATACGACTAAATCTTATTCCTATGTCAGCGTAGTTGAGCTTAGTAACTACCTTGGCAAGGAAGGCGAAGATCCAATGCAGAACCCAGAGATCATCGCTCGCCTGAAACCTGTCCTGCCACAACGCCAATATATTTGCTTCTATCCAATGAACAAAAAACGCGAGTTGAATGACAACTGGTATATGCTGTCCATGGATGAGCGCCGTACGATGATGCGCAGTCACGGCATGATTGGTCGCAGCTATGCAGGCAAAGTTAAACAAATTATTACCGGTTCCGTCGGGTTCGACGATTGGGAATGGGGCGTTACCCTCTTTGCGGACGATGCATTGCAATTCAAGAAACTCGTATACGAGATGCGTTTTGATGAAGTAAGTGCTCGTTATGGTGAATTCGGCTCCTTCTATGTTGGTAGTCTGCTGAATGAGTCTTCACTGGAAGAGATGTTGAAACTGTAA
- a CDS encoding NAD(P)/FAD-dependent oxidoreductase: MTAQTNGHEMTDLLIIGGGPAGLFAAFYGGMRQASVTLVESMPQLGGQLAALYPEKYIYDVAGFPKVTAQELVNNLIEQMSHFNPNIRLEEKVVSVEKKEEQHFIVKTDENEYHAKAVIITAGVGAFEPRRLELEGAAKFEKTNLHYFISDLNAFAGKKVLISGGGDSAVDWALMLEPIAEQVTLIHRRDKFRAHEHSVENLMNSKVNVVTPTEITELHGDETITKVTLAHVKTKETQEIEVDNVIVNFGFVSSLGPIAEWGIEIDSNSIVVDSRMETSIPGIFAAGDITTYPGKLKLIAVGFGEAPTAVNNAKVYFDPDAKLSPGHSSNMKR; the protein is encoded by the coding sequence TTGACTGCACAAACTAACGGTCATGAAATGACTGATTTACTTATTATTGGTGGCGGCCCTGCAGGACTATTCGCCGCATTTTATGGTGGAATGCGTCAAGCTTCCGTTACTCTGGTTGAAAGTATGCCCCAGCTGGGTGGACAACTTGCAGCTTTGTATCCGGAAAAGTACATCTATGATGTGGCTGGATTCCCAAAAGTCACTGCGCAAGAACTTGTAAACAACCTGATTGAGCAAATGAGTCACTTCAACCCGAATATCCGCCTTGAAGAAAAAGTGGTATCCGTGGAGAAAAAAGAAGAACAGCATTTCATCGTAAAGACCGATGAGAATGAATATCATGCCAAAGCTGTTATCATTACAGCAGGTGTAGGTGCATTTGAACCACGTCGTCTAGAGCTTGAAGGTGCTGCGAAGTTCGAAAAAACGAACCTGCACTACTTCATCAGCGATCTGAACGCCTTTGCTGGCAAAAAAGTACTCATCAGTGGTGGTGGAGATTCCGCTGTAGACTGGGCACTTATGCTCGAGCCTATTGCAGAGCAAGTAACTCTGATCCATCGTCGTGATAAATTCCGTGCACACGAGCACAGTGTAGAGAACCTCATGAACTCTAAGGTTAATGTGGTTACACCTACCGAGATCACTGAGCTTCATGGGGATGAAACGATCACTAAGGTTACGCTTGCTCATGTCAAAACGAAGGAAACTCAAGAAATCGAAGTAGACAATGTTATCGTTAATTTCGGATTTGTGTCCTCCCTCGGTCCAATCGCAGAATGGGGTATTGAGATTGATAGCAACTCCATCGTTGTTGACTCACGGATGGAAACATCAATCCCAGGTATCTTCGCAGCCGGCGACATCACAACGTACCCTGGTAAGCTTAAACTGATTGCCGTAGGATTTGGCGAAGCACCAACCGCAGTCAACAACGCCAAGGTATACTTCGATCCAGATGCTAAATTGTCCCCAGGACATAGCAGTAACATGAAACGCTAA
- a CDS encoding NAD(P)/FAD-dependent oxidoreductase, whose translation MSSIPKIVILGAGYGGILTAQRLQKELNYNEADVTLVNRHDYHYITTHLHMPAAGTDTIEHARVSISKLIDEFKIDLVKSNVKEIRLQDRKIILEDGTLSYDYLIIGLGGEPETFGIPGMLDHAMTIRSINSVRLIREHIEYQFAMYKNDNKRNRINFVVGGAGFSGVEFVAELADRIPKLCKEFDVNPKNVHIYNVEAAPSALPGFDPELVEHAMNVLKKKGVTFKIGVPIKQCLPDGVIVGEGEKIDAATVVWTGGIRGNALLEQAGLEVMRGRVKVDEYLRAPGHEDVYVIGDNSLVFNKEGRPYPPTAQIAMQQGVNCAINVVAAIRKKERQPFVFTSKGTVASLGKGEAIAVVGEKKYKGWKAAQLKKLVDLRYLFIIGGIPLVLKKGRFFG comes from the coding sequence ATGAGCAGTATTCCCAAAATCGTCATCCTTGGCGCGGGTTATGGCGGAATCCTGACAGCCCAAAGGCTTCAGAAAGAATTAAATTATAACGAGGCCGACGTCACATTAGTGAACCGGCATGATTATCATTATATAACTACACATCTACATATGCCGGCAGCCGGTACAGATACAATTGAACACGCAAGGGTTTCCATTTCGAAGCTGATCGATGAATTCAAAATTGATTTGGTCAAATCGAATGTGAAAGAGATTCGTTTACAGGATCGCAAGATCATTTTAGAGGACGGTACATTATCCTATGATTACCTTATTATCGGTCTAGGCGGTGAACCCGAGACGTTTGGCATTCCAGGTATGCTGGATCACGCAATGACTATTCGCAGCATTAACTCGGTCAGATTGATCCGTGAGCATATTGAGTATCAATTTGCCATGTACAAAAATGACAACAAACGTAATCGAATCAACTTCGTTGTAGGTGGGGCAGGCTTCAGTGGTGTCGAATTCGTAGCTGAGCTTGCGGATCGTATCCCTAAGTTGTGCAAAGAATTCGACGTGAATCCCAAAAATGTGCACATTTATAATGTGGAAGCAGCGCCTTCGGCTCTTCCGGGCTTCGATCCGGAACTTGTCGAGCATGCAATGAACGTGCTGAAGAAAAAAGGAGTTACCTTCAAGATCGGCGTTCCGATCAAACAGTGTCTACCTGACGGAGTTATTGTTGGCGAAGGGGAAAAGATCGATGCTGCTACCGTCGTTTGGACGGGTGGTATTCGAGGGAATGCATTGTTGGAGCAGGCAGGTCTTGAAGTTATGCGTGGACGGGTAAAGGTGGATGAATATCTGCGTGCACCGGGTCATGAGGATGTCTATGTGATAGGAGATAACTCGCTGGTATTCAACAAGGAAGGGCGTCCTTATCCTCCGACAGCTCAAATTGCAATGCAGCAGGGAGTGAACTGTGCGATTAATGTCGTTGCAGCCATTCGCAAAAAAGAGCGGCAGCCTTTTGTATTTACGAGCAAAGGTACGGTGGCATCCCTAGGAAAAGGTGAAGCAATTGCTGTTGTAGGCGAAAAGAAATATAAAGGCTGGAAGGCAGCACAGCTGAAGAAGCTGGTTGATCTCCGATATTTGTTTATTATTGGTGGCATTCCCCTGGTTCTGAAGAAAGGGCGGTTCTTTGGATGA